GTGCTCTCCTTCGGCCATGCCGCCTATTTCGGGCTGGGGGCGTACGCCGCGGGGCTTGCCATGCGCTACTGGAACGTCGGCATCGGGGCAGCGATCGCGGCGGCGGTCGCCGCGTCGGTCCTCCTGGCATGTTTCATCGGTGCGCTCGCCATCCGCCGCCGGGGGGTCTATTTCGCCATGATCTCCCTGGCCTTCGGGCAGATGCTCTATTTCCTGGCGCTTTCCCCCCTGAAGCACATCACGAGGGGCGAGGACGGCCTGACGCACATCCCGCTGGTCGATGTGTTCTCGGTCGCCCTCCACAAGCCGAGGCCCATCTATTACTTCATCTACGCCGTCACGATGATCATGCTGTACGTCACCTGGAGGATCCTGCAGTCTCCGTTCGGGCGGCTGCTCCGGGCGTTCCGGGAGAACGAGGAGCGGGCGAAGGCGTGCGGATTCAACACCACGCTGGTCAAATTCCTCACCCTCGTCCTTTCCGCCCTGTACGGCGGGCTCGCCGGCGCCCTGAACACCCTGTACCTGAACTACGTGCCGCTGGCCACGCTGTTCTGGCTCACCTCCGGCACGATCGTCATGATGACGATCCTCGGGGGCAAGGGGACGTTCCTGGGGCCGCTGATCGGCGCCGCCGTGTTCCTCTTCCTCCAGAACACGATCAGCCTTTTCACGCCCCGGTGGGAGCTCTTCGTCGGGTCGATCTTCGTGATCATCATCCTGGTGTTCCCCGGCGGCATCATGGGGACGCTCCAGGTATTCCTATTGGACCGGAAGATGGCCAGGCTGCGGAAGCAGGCCGGGGCCGACCCGCAGGGCGGGTGACGGCATGATCCTCAGAACGGAAAAGATCTCCAGGCATTTCGGCGGCCTGCGCGCCGTCGACGGGGTGGACTTCACGCTGAAGGAGGGGCAGCTCAAGTCGATCATCGGCCCCAACGGCGCCGGGAAGACGACCCTGTTCAACCTGATCGCGGGGGTCCACGAGCCGACGGGGGGGAAGGTGTTCTTCCGGGACAAGGACATCACCCGGCTGTCGCTGCACCAGACCTCGCGCCTCGGGATCACCAAGACCTACCAGATCACCCACATCTTTCCGGGCCTCAGCGTGTTCGAGAACGTGCGCATCGCGGCGCAGTCGCGGGTGACCGCGTTCAATTTCTGGCGGTCGACCCACACGCTCTCCGCGCTGAACGAGAAGACGCTCGACATCCTGCGGCAGGTGGAGCTGCTGGAAAAACGGATGTGGCTCGCCTCCACCCTCTCCCACGGAGAGCGGCGCTATCTGGAGATCGGCATCGCCCTGGCGACCGATCCGCAGATCCTGCTGCTCGACGAGCCGACGGCCGGGATGAGCGTCGCGGAAACCGCGATGTGCGCCGAGCTGATCCGGAAGCTGAACCGGGAGCTGAAGCTCTCGATCGTCCTGGTCGAGCACGACATGAGCGTGGTCATGGGGATCTCGGAGGAGATCCTGGTGCTGAACGAGGGGAAGGTCCTCGCCGAGGGGACGCCGAGGGAGGTGAGCGACAACCGGGAGGTGCAGCGGGTGTACCTGGGGGAAGAGAAATATGCTTGAGCTCAAGGGCGTCAACACCTTCTACGGGTACAGCCACATCCTCCACGACCTCTCCATCGAGGTGAAGGAGGGGGAGATCGTCGTCCTCCTCGGGCGCAACGGCGTCGGCAAGAGCACCACCATGAAGACCATCATGGGGGTGCAGGCGCCCCGCAGCGGGAACGTCGTCTTCCGCGGCGAGGAGATCGCCGGGCTTCCGCCCCACCGGATCGCCCGAAAGGGGATCTCCCTCATCCCCGAGGACCGGCGGGTCATTCCCAACCTCACGGTGCAGGAGAACCTACGGCTGGGCTCCCTGGTCCGCGGGAAGGACAAGGACATGGACGCGATGCTCCAGACGGTGTTCGGGTACTTCCCCCGCCTCAAGGAGCGGCTGAAGCAGGAGGGCGGCAAGCTCTCCGGCGGCGAGCAGCAGATGCTCACCATCGGGCGGGGATTGATGGCGAAGCCGAAGCTGATGCTCATCGACGAGCCGAGCGAGGGACTCGCCCCGAAGATCGTCCACGAGATCATGGAGATCATCAAGAAGCTCCAGGAGGACGGGGTGACCATCCTGCTCGTGGAGCAGCACGCCGAGGCCGCGATGCGCCTTTCCAGGAACCTCCGGGCGTATATCATGGAGAAGGGGGAGATCCGCCTGCACGGCACGCTCGACGAGCTCCGGGGCCGGATGGACGAGGTGGAGCGCTGCCTCGGGGCGAAGATCTGAAGATCTAAGGAGGGCGCCATGGGGTACCGGATCGTTCCGCTCAACACCGGGACCATCTTCGTGGACCAGGGGGTCTACTGCACCATGGGCCGGGGGAACGGGACGACCGTCGGGATCCCGTCCACCGCCTGGTACGTCACGGACGGCGCGGAGCGCATCCTCGTCGACACCGGGATGTGCGACACGGAGCGGGCGAACCGGTGGCACCACCATGCCGTCCAGCCGGAAGGAGGAAGGATCGACCTCCTGCTCATGGAGCGCGCGCAGGTCCGGCCGGAGGACATCGACGCCGTGATCTTCACGCACCTCCACTGGGACCACTGCTCGAACATGAAGATGTTCCGGAACGCCGCCTATTATGTGCAGGCGAGGGAGCTGGAATTCGCGCTCGACCCCACGCTGCCGCCCTACTATCGTTCCTACGAGGCGCCGATCCTGGGGATCGAGCCGCCCTTCGCGGGATGCGATTTCATCACGGTCGAAGGCGAATACTCGTACAACGACTCCATCGCGCTGTTCCCGACGCCGGGCCATTCCGTCGGCCACCAGTCCGTCGCCGTCCGGACGGAGGCGGGGACGGTCGTGATCGCCGGGGACGCCGTCTTCGTCGAGGAAAACCTGAAAGGAGACCCGGAGCACCTCCTCGAATTTTTACCGATCGGCAGGTACGTCAACTACTTCGACATGTGGAACAGCTTCAAGGAAATCCGCAGGCGCGCGGACATCGTACTGCCGGGGCACGACTGCCGGGTGTTCCGCCGCCCGTCCTGGCCTTGAAGACCGTCCTCCTGGTCGTCACCCTCGACACGAAAGGCCCGGAGGCGCTCTTCCTCCGGGAGGCCGTCGAGCGCCAGGGGCTCCGGGCGCTGCTGATGGACGTCGGCGTGTTTCCGTCGCCGCACGGAGAGGGGGACATCCCGAGGGCCCGTGTGGCCGCGGCGGGGGGCCGCCCGCTGAAGGCGCTCGTCGCGGCGAACCGCAAGGGCGAGGCGATCGGGACGATGATGCGCGGCGCGGAGAAGCTGGCCCGGTCGCTGTACGACCGGGGGAGGATCCACGGCGTCCTGTCGATCGGCGGGGCCCAGGGGACGCTGATCGGGACGACGGCGATGCGCGCCCTGCCGGCCGGCGTTCCGAAGGTCATGCTCTCCACGATGGCTTCGGGGAACCGCACGTTCGGGGGCTACGTCGGGACGAGCGACGTCACGCTCATCCATTCGGTCGTCGACTTCTTCGGCCTGAGCCCCGTCCTGAAGCAGGCGCTCTCCAATGCGGCCGGCGCCGTCGCGGGGATGCTGCGGGCCGGAAGGGTCCGCCCGGGCCGGAAGCCCGGGGTGGCCATCACGATCTACGGGACGACGACCCCGGCCGGGATGCGCATCGTTTCCCTTCTCAGGGGGCGCGGCTACGATGTCGTCGCCTTCCACCCGAACGGCGCGGGAGGGGCGGCCATGGA
The genomic region above belongs to Thermodesulfobacteriota bacterium and contains:
- a CDS encoding ABC transporter ATP-binding protein, producing MLELKGVNTFYGYSHILHDLSIEVKEGEIVVLLGRNGVGKSTTMKTIMGVQAPRSGNVVFRGEEIAGLPPHRIARKGISLIPEDRRVIPNLTVQENLRLGSLVRGKDKDMDAMLQTVFGYFPRLKERLKQEGGKLSGGEQQMLTIGRGLMAKPKLMLIDEPSEGLAPKIVHEIMEIIKKLQEDGVTILLVEQHAEAAMRLSRNLRAYIMEKGEIRLHGTLDELRGRMDEVERCLGAKI
- a CDS encoding N-acyl homoserine lactonase family protein, giving the protein MGYRIVPLNTGTIFVDQGVYCTMGRGNGTTVGIPSTAWYVTDGAERILVDTGMCDTERANRWHHHAVQPEGGRIDLLLMERAQVRPEDIDAVIFTHLHWDHCSNMKMFRNAAYYVQARELEFALDPTLPPYYRSYEAPILGIEPPFAGCDFITVEGEYSYNDSIALFPTPGHSVGHQSVAVRTEAGTVVIAGDAVFVEENLKGDPEHLLEFLPIGRYVNYFDMWNSFKEIRRRADIVLPGHDCRVFRRPSWP
- a CDS encoding branched-chain amino acid ABC transporter permease, yielding MEHPIENREAILKEVAPKPQSSVVWGAALVLAALPFVVSVPLATEILIWGLFGLGFNLLLGYTGVLSFGHAAYFGLGAYAAGLAMRYWNVGIGAAIAAAVAASVLLACFIGALAIRRRGVYFAMISLAFGQMLYFLALSPLKHITRGEDGLTHIPLVDVFSVALHKPRPIYYFIYAVTMIMLYVTWRILQSPFGRLLRAFRENEERAKACGFNTTLVKFLTLVLSALYGGLAGALNTLYLNYVPLATLFWLTSGTIVMMTILGGKGTFLGPLIGAAVFLFLQNTISLFTPRWELFVGSIFVIIILVFPGGIMGTLQVFLLDRKMARLRKQAGADPQGG
- a CDS encoding Tm-1-like ATP-binding domain-containing protein, encoding MKTVLLVVTLDTKGPEALFLREAVERQGLRALLMDVGVFPSPHGEGDIPRARVAAAGGRPLKALVAANRKGEAIGTMMRGAEKLARSLYDRGRIHGVLSIGGAQGTLIGTTAMRALPAGVPKVMLSTMASGNRTFGGYVGTSDVTLIHSVVDFFGLSPVLKQALSNAAGAVAGMLRAGRVRPGRKPGVAITIYGTTTPAGMRIVSLLRGRGYDVVAFHPNGAGGAAMERMIREGAFRGVVDLTLHELTDEIAGGDHAAAPGRLEAACDMGIPQVAVPGSTDYIVTGRIEELESAFRGRKTMRHNPEMTFVQPTAREMARVGETVARRLNRAPGKASVLVPLGGFSQPNREGGPLYNPSGVRAFVKGLREAIDPAIPVRLLPHHVNDPPFADAVVEELERLMEGNRARRFEIKPSKGARHVRRKDR
- a CDS encoding ABC transporter ATP-binding protein; translation: MILRTEKISRHFGGLRAVDGVDFTLKEGQLKSIIGPNGAGKTTLFNLIAGVHEPTGGKVFFRDKDITRLSLHQTSRLGITKTYQITHIFPGLSVFENVRIAAQSRVTAFNFWRSTHTLSALNEKTLDILRQVELLEKRMWLASTLSHGERRYLEIGIALATDPQILLLDEPTAGMSVAETAMCAELIRKLNRELKLSIVLVEHDMSVVMGISEEILVLNEGKVLAEGTPREVSDNREVQRVYLGEEKYA